The Clostridium aceticum genomic interval TTTTAGCTGGGGTTATTATGCAATTTTTTCTAGCAAAAGGCTGGGCAAGGGTATGAGAGAAGTAAAGTACAATAAATAAATTTCAAATAGAGAAACCTAAAAAAAGGCTTCTCTATTTTTATAGAAGCAATAAATATAGTAAAAAATGATACTTATACCATTGAGTATAAATATTTGATTACAAGATTTGGTAAATTAGTTATTATCGTAGTTTTCTTTAAAAGCTTCAAACTTTTCCTTCACCAAAGGATCGCTATTAAAAAAACTATTTAATAAGTGTATATATTTAAGCACATCAATATTAACCCCATGCTCTATCACTTCTGTATTGGTTAAGATACGGTCTTCTACTCCCAGCAGCTTTAAAAATTCCAGTATGATATTATGGCGCTGCAAAAGAAAATTTCCGACTTCTTTCCCTTGATCCGTTAAATGAATCACGCCATACTTTTTATAATGTAATAACCCTAGTTTGGCTAATTTTTGAACCATTTTTGTAGCGGAGGAAGTTTGCACATTTAGTTGTTCAGCTAAAATA includes:
- a CDS encoding metal-dependent transcriptional regulator; this encodes MNNREKYRTVRGYELLKRDKEQLTHSMEDYMEMIYRNAMKDGYIRMNILAEQLNVQTSSATKMVQKLAKLGLLHYKKYGVIHLTDQGKEVGNFLLQRHNIILEFLKLLGVEDRILTNTEVIEHGVNIDVLKYIHLLNSFFNSDPLVKEKFEAFKENYDNN